In a single window of the Streptomyces sp. NBC_00285 genome:
- a CDS encoding ABC transporter permease/substrate-binding protein, which yields MATDTLKSRAGADSAAGGLRRLLLDNGALTALIVLVIAMSALSGDFLTTDNLLNVGVQAAVTAVLAFGVTFVIVSAGIDLSVGSVAALSATVLAWTATSHGVPVFMAVVLAVVTGIAAGLVNGFLIAYGKLPPFIATLAMLSVARGLSLVISEGSPIAFPDSVSHLGDTLGGWLPVPVLVMVVMGLLAAFVLARTYIGRSMYAIGGNEEAARLSGLRVKKQKLAIYALSGVFAAVAGVVLAARLSSAQPQAADGYELDAIAAVVIGGASLAGGTGKASGTLIGALILAVLRNGLNLLNVSAFWQQVVIGVVIALAVLLDTLRRKAGATPVTGASQGGRGRQAATYGLAAVVTVAIVGATSFLHNGSSSTANPKMGLSLSTLNNPFFVQIRAGAQAEAKKLGVDLTVTDAQNDASQQANQLQNFTSSSLDAIIVNPVDSDAASNSVKAADKAKIPVIAVDRGVNKASVDALVASDNIAGGELAAKSIGEKLGGKGKIVILQGQAGTSAARERAQGFAQGLKAYPGIQVVAQQPADFDRTKGLDVMSNLLQAHSDVQGVIAANDEMALGAIKALGSKAGTSVSVVGFDGTPDGLTAVKNGTMYASVAQQPSQLGKIAVDNALKALQGKKVEETIKVPVKVVTKENVAGFTG from the coding sequence GTGGCCACTGACACGCTCAAGAGCAGGGCGGGCGCCGACAGCGCCGCCGGCGGTCTGCGCCGACTGCTCCTCGACAACGGCGCGCTCACCGCGCTGATCGTCCTCGTCATCGCCATGTCGGCGCTGTCGGGCGACTTCCTCACCACCGACAACCTGCTCAACGTCGGCGTCCAGGCGGCCGTGACCGCCGTCCTCGCCTTCGGTGTGACCTTCGTGATCGTCTCGGCGGGCATCGACCTGTCGGTCGGCTCGGTGGCGGCCCTGTCGGCCACCGTCCTCGCCTGGACCGCCACCTCGCACGGGGTGCCGGTCTTCATGGCGGTGGTGCTCGCCGTCGTCACCGGCATCGCGGCCGGTCTCGTCAACGGCTTCCTGATCGCCTACGGCAAACTGCCCCCGTTCATCGCGACCCTGGCGATGCTCTCGGTGGCCCGCGGTCTGTCGCTGGTGATCTCCGAGGGCTCCCCGATCGCCTTCCCCGACTCCGTCTCGCACCTCGGTGACACGCTCGGCGGCTGGCTGCCGGTGCCCGTCCTCGTCATGGTCGTCATGGGGCTCCTCGCGGCCTTCGTCCTCGCACGGACCTACATCGGCCGCTCCATGTACGCGATCGGCGGCAACGAGGAGGCGGCCCGGCTCTCCGGGCTGCGGGTGAAGAAGCAGAAGCTCGCCATCTACGCCCTCTCCGGTGTCTTCGCCGCCGTCGCGGGTGTCGTGCTCGCCGCCCGCCTCTCGTCCGCGCAGCCGCAGGCCGCCGACGGCTACGAGCTGGACGCGATCGCCGCCGTCGTCATCGGCGGTGCCTCGCTGGCCGGCGGCACCGGCAAGGCCTCCGGGACGCTGATCGGCGCGCTGATCCTGGCGGTGCTCAGGAACGGCCTCAACCTGCTGAACGTGTCCGCGTTCTGGCAGCAGGTCGTCATCGGCGTCGTCATCGCGCTGGCGGTGCTCCTGGACACCCTGCGCCGCAAGGCCGGGGCCACCCCGGTGACCGGTGCCTCGCAGGGCGGCAGGGGGCGCCAGGCGGCGACGTACGGGCTCGCGGCCGTCGTCACCGTGGCGATCGTCGGCGCGACCTCCTTCCTGCACAACGGCTCGTCCTCGACGGCGAACCCGAAGATGGGTCTGTCGCTGTCCACCCTCAACAACCCCTTCTTCGTGCAGATCCGGGCGGGCGCCCAGGCCGAGGCGAAGAAACTGGGCGTGGACCTGACCGTCACCGACGCCCAGAACGACGCCTCCCAGCAGGCCAACCAGCTGCAGAACTTCACCAGTTCGAGCCTCGACGCGATCATCGTCAACCCGGTGGACTCGGATGCGGCGAGCAACTCCGTGAAGGCCGCCGACAAGGCGAAGATCCCGGTCATCGCGGTGGACCGCGGCGTCAACAAGGCCTCCGTGGACGCTCTCGTGGCCTCCGACAACATCGCCGGCGGTGAGCTGGCCGCCAAGTCCATCGGCGAGAAGCTCGGCGGCAAGGGCAAGATCGTGATCCTCCAGGGCCAGGCCGGTACGTCCGCCGCCCGTGAGCGCGCGCAGGGTTTCGCACAGGGTCTGAAGGCCTACCCGGGCATCCAGGTCGTCGCGCAGCAGCCCGCCGACTTCGACCGCACCAAGGGCCTCGACGTGATGTCGAACCTGCTCCAGGCCCACTCCGACGTCCAGGGCGTCATCGCCGCCAACGACGAGATGGCGCTCGGCGCGATCAAGGCGCTGGGCTCCAAGGCCGGCACGTCGGTCTCGGTGGTCGGCTTCGACGGCACACCGGACGGCCTGACCGCGGTGAAGAACGGAACGATGTACGCATCCGTGGCACAACAGCCGTCGCAACTGGGCAAAATCGCGGTGGACAACGCGCTCAAGGCCCTCCAGGGCAAGAAGGTCGAGGAGACGATCAAGGTGCCGGTGAAGGTGGTCACCAAGGAGAACGTGGCCGGGTTCACGGGCTGA
- a CDS encoding ribokinase, which produces MYDYDLLVVGSANADLVIGVERRPAAGETVLGSDLAVHPGGKGANQAVAAARLGAHTALLARVGDDGHGRLLLDSLRAAGVDTVGVLVGGAPTGVALITVDPSGDNSIVVSPGANGRLTPGDVRAATSLFHASRVVSTQLEIPLETVVEVVRNLAPDSRFVLNPSPPRPLPTEVLAACDPLIVNEHEAKVILGDACVSDAPKDWARLLLAKGPKSVVVTLGAEGSLVASSSAGVTRVASVKVDAVDTTGAGDAFTAALAFRLGAGASLTEAAAYASRVGAVAVTREGAQDSFPTADEVEAL; this is translated from the coding sequence ATGTACGACTACGACCTACTGGTCGTAGGGTCGGCCAACGCCGACCTGGTGATCGGCGTAGAGCGGCGGCCCGCGGCCGGCGAGACGGTGCTCGGCTCGGACCTGGCCGTGCACCCGGGGGGCAAGGGCGCCAACCAGGCGGTCGCGGCGGCCCGGCTGGGCGCGCACACGGCCCTGCTCGCCCGGGTCGGCGACGACGGCCACGGCCGGCTCCTCCTGGACTCGCTGCGGGCGGCCGGTGTCGACACGGTGGGCGTGCTGGTGGGCGGGGCGCCCACCGGCGTCGCGCTGATCACCGTCGACCCGTCCGGGGACAACAGCATCGTGGTGTCGCCGGGCGCCAACGGGCGGCTCACTCCGGGTGACGTACGGGCCGCGACCAGCCTCTTCCACGCCTCCCGGGTGGTGTCGACACAGCTGGAGATCCCGCTGGAGACGGTCGTGGAGGTCGTACGGAACCTGGCGCCGGACAGCCGCTTCGTGCTGAACCCGTCGCCGCCGCGGCCGTTGCCGACCGAGGTGCTGGCCGCCTGCGACCCGCTGATCGTCAACGAGCACGAAGCGAAGGTGATCCTCGGGGACGCCTGTGTGAGCGACGCGCCCAAGGACTGGGCTCGGCTGCTGCTCGCCAAGGGGCCGAAGTCGGTGGTCGTGACGCTGGGCGCGGAGGGCTCCCTGGTGGCGTCCTCCTCCGCGGGCGTGACCCGGGTGGCGTCGGTGAAGGTGGACGCGGTGGACACCACGGGTGCGGGCGACGCCTTCACGGCGGCGCTGGCCTTCCGGCTGGGGGCGGGTGCCTCCCTGACGGAGGCGGCGGCCTACGCGTCCCGGGTCGGGGCGGTCGCGGTGACCCGGGAGGGCGCGCAGGACTCCTTCCCGACGGCGGACGAGGTCGAGGCGCTGTGA
- the rbsD gene encoding D-ribose pyranase, with protein sequence MKKAGILNRQLSGAIAELGHGDGVLVCDAGMPIPDGPRVVDLAFLAGVPSFAEVLDGLLAELVVEGATAATEVRGANTEASTLLDARFPELDLVSHEKLKELSARARLVVRTGEARPYANVLLRCGVFF encoded by the coding sequence GTGAAGAAGGCCGGAATCCTGAACCGTCAACTGTCCGGTGCGATAGCCGAGTTGGGGCACGGGGACGGGGTGCTGGTGTGTGACGCCGGCATGCCGATTCCCGACGGTCCGCGCGTGGTCGACCTGGCGTTCCTCGCCGGGGTGCCGTCGTTCGCGGAGGTGCTTGACGGGCTGCTCGCCGAGCTGGTCGTGGAGGGGGCGACGGCGGCGACGGAGGTGCGCGGCGCGAACACGGAGGCGTCCACGCTGCTGGACGCCCGCTTCCCCGAGCTGGACCTGGTCTCCCACGAGAAGCTCAAGGAGCTGTCGGCGCGGGCCCGACTGGTCGTCCGCACGGGCGAGGCGCGGCCGTATGCGAACGTGCTGCTCAGGTGCGGGGTGTTCTTCTAG
- a CDS encoding sugar phosphate isomerase/epimerase family protein, with amino-acid sequence MTVKQLSIPELVDACRELGIGNIGLWREPVQSYGVEETAKLVRDAGLTVTTLCRGGFFTAIDPDERAAALDDNRRAVDEAATLGTDTLVLVSGGLPAGSKDLHGARERIADALSVLGPYAEEHGVRLAIEPLHPMYASDRCVVSTLTQALDLAERFPAQQVGVTVDTYHIWWDDNAPAQIARAGAGGRIHTFQLADWTTPLPEGVLNGRGQIGDGSIDMREWQGYVEAAGYTGAIEVELFNDALWARDGREVLAETAERFVAHTM; translated from the coding sequence ATGACGGTCAAGCAGCTGTCGATCCCGGAACTGGTCGACGCCTGCCGGGAGTTGGGCATCGGCAACATCGGCCTGTGGCGCGAGCCCGTTCAGTCGTACGGTGTCGAGGAGACGGCCAAGCTGGTCCGCGACGCGGGGCTGACCGTCACCACCCTGTGCCGCGGCGGGTTCTTCACGGCGATCGACCCGGACGAGCGGGCGGCGGCCCTGGACGACAACCGGCGTGCGGTCGACGAGGCGGCGACGCTGGGCACCGACACCCTGGTCCTGGTCTCGGGCGGCCTCCCGGCCGGTTCGAAGGACCTGCACGGCGCCCGTGAGCGCATCGCGGACGCCCTGTCCGTCCTGGGCCCGTACGCGGAGGAGCACGGGGTGCGGCTGGCCATCGAGCCGCTGCACCCCATGTACGCCTCCGACCGCTGCGTGGTCTCGACGCTCACCCAGGCCCTCGACCTGGCGGAGCGTTTCCCTGCCCAGCAGGTCGGCGTCACGGTGGACACGTACCACATCTGGTGGGACGACAACGCGCCCGCGCAGATCGCCCGCGCGGGCGCAGGCGGCCGTATCCACACCTTCCAGCTCGCCGACTGGACGACCCCGCTCCCCGAGGGGGTCCTCAACGGCCGCGGCCAGATCGGCGACGGCTCGATCGACATGCGGGAGTGGCAGGGGTACGTCGAGGCGGCCGGCTACACGGGCGCCATCGAGGTCGAACTGTTCAACGATGCCCTGTGGGCCCGGGACGGCCGCGAGGTCCTCGCCGAGACCGCCGAACGCTTCGTGGCCCACACCATGTGA
- a CDS encoding dihydrodipicolinate synthase family protein, whose amino-acid sequence MTIRLPDFQGGFRAYEPRKEPLAATPGTPFTSRTVFSAAHVVADPFADSTPDSPAAVDWDATLAFRRHLWSHGLGVAEAMDTAQRGMGLEWAGAAELIRRSAAEAKSVGGLIACGVGTDQLTGPATLAEVRAAYEEQLALVEESGAQAILMASRALATAAKGPEDYLEIYGHLLRQSTEPVILHWLGPMFDPALDGYWGSSDLDAATDTFLQVIAAHPDKVDGIKVSLLEAQREIDIRRRLPQGVRCYTGDDFNYPELIAGDEQGFSHALLGIFDPLGPLAAEAVRVLDTGDAKGFRELLDPTVELSRHLFQTPTRFYKTGVVFLAWLAGHQSHFTMVGGLQSARSLPHFTRAYELADGLGLFPDPKTAEERMKNLLSLYGVTQ is encoded by the coding sequence GTGACGATCCGACTCCCCGACTTCCAGGGGGGCTTCAGGGCCTACGAGCCCCGCAAGGAGCCCCTCGCCGCCACCCCCGGCACCCCCTTCACCTCCCGCACGGTCTTCTCGGCGGCGCACGTCGTCGCCGACCCGTTCGCCGACAGCACGCCGGACTCCCCGGCCGCCGTCGACTGGGACGCCACCCTCGCCTTCCGCCGCCACCTGTGGTCGCACGGACTCGGCGTCGCCGAGGCGATGGACACCGCCCAGCGCGGGATGGGCCTGGAGTGGGCGGGCGCGGCCGAGCTGATCCGCCGCAGCGCCGCCGAGGCCAAGTCGGTCGGCGGTCTCATCGCCTGCGGCGTGGGCACCGACCAGCTCACCGGGCCGGCCACGCTCGCGGAGGTCCGCGCCGCCTACGAGGAGCAGCTCGCCCTCGTCGAGGAGTCCGGCGCGCAGGCCATCCTGATGGCCTCCCGGGCACTCGCGACCGCGGCGAAGGGCCCCGAGGACTACCTGGAGATCTACGGCCACCTCCTGCGCCAGTCCACCGAGCCGGTGATCCTGCACTGGCTCGGCCCGATGTTCGACCCGGCCCTCGATGGCTACTGGGGCTCCAGCGACCTCGACGCGGCCACGGACACGTTCCTCCAGGTCATCGCGGCCCACCCGGACAAGGTCGACGGCATCAAGGTCTCGCTCCTGGAGGCCCAGCGCGAGATCGACATCCGCCGCCGGCTCCCGCAGGGCGTCCGCTGCTACACCGGCGACGACTTCAACTACCCCGAGCTGATCGCGGGCGACGAGCAGGGCTTCAGCCACGCCCTGCTCGGCATCTTCGACCCGCTGGGCCCGCTGGCCGCCGAGGCGGTCCGCGTCCTGGACACCGGCGACGCCAAGGGTTTTCGTGAACTCCTCGACCCCACGGTCGAGTTGTCCCGCCACCTCTTCCAGACGCCCACCCGCTTCTACAAGACGGGCGTGGTCTTCCTGGCCTGGCTGGCCGGCCACCAGAGCCACTTCACGATGGTCGGCGGCCTCCAGTCGGCCCGCTCCCTCCCGCACTTCACGCGCGCCTACGAACTCGCCGACGGCCTGGGCCTGTTCCCGGACCCGAAGACGGCCGAGGAGCGCATGAAGAACCTGCTCTCGCTGTACGGGGTGACCCAGTGA
- a CDS encoding Gfo/Idh/MocA family protein has product MTRKTVRIAMNGVTGRMGYRQHLVRSILAIREQGGLDLGDGDVLWPEPILVGRREHALKALAEQHGLDPANISTDVDAVLADPTVEIYFDAQVTSAREGAIKKAIAAGKHIYTEKPTATGLDGALELARLAEAKGIKHGVVQDKLFLPGLLKLKRLIDGGFFGRILSIRGEFGYWVFEGDWQTAQRPSWNYRAEDGGGIVVDMFPHWEYVLHELFGRVKTVQALTATHIPQRWDENDKPYDATADDAAYGIFELDSGAIAQINSSWAVRVNRDELVEFQVDGTEGSAVAGLRNCRVQHRSATPKPVWNPDIPATEVFRDQWQEVPDNAEFDNGFKAQWELFLRHVYADAPYQWDLLAGARGVQLAELGLKSSAEGRRLDVPEISL; this is encoded by the coding sequence GTGACACGCAAGACGGTGCGTATCGCCATGAACGGTGTGACGGGGCGCATGGGCTACCGCCAGCACCTCGTCCGGTCGATCCTCGCGATCCGTGAACAGGGCGGGCTCGACCTCGGCGACGGCGACGTGCTGTGGCCCGAGCCGATCCTCGTCGGCCGCCGCGAGCACGCGCTCAAGGCCCTCGCCGAGCAGCACGGCCTGGACCCGGCGAACATCTCCACCGACGTCGACGCGGTCCTCGCCGATCCGACCGTCGAGATCTACTTCGATGCTCAGGTGACCTCCGCGCGCGAGGGGGCCATCAAGAAGGCGATCGCCGCCGGCAAGCACATCTACACCGAGAAGCCCACCGCCACCGGCCTCGACGGCGCCCTGGAGCTGGCCCGCCTCGCCGAGGCGAAGGGCATCAAGCACGGCGTCGTCCAGGACAAGCTCTTCCTGCCCGGACTGCTCAAGCTGAAGCGCCTCATCGACGGCGGCTTCTTCGGCCGCATCCTCTCGATCCGCGGAGAGTTCGGCTACTGGGTCTTCGAGGGCGACTGGCAGACCGCCCAGCGCCCCTCCTGGAACTACCGCGCCGAGGACGGCGGTGGCATCGTTGTCGACATGTTCCCGCACTGGGAGTACGTGCTCCACGAGCTCTTCGGCCGGGTGAAGACCGTCCAGGCCCTCACCGCCACCCACATCCCGCAGCGCTGGGACGAGAACGACAAGCCCTACGACGCCACCGCCGACGACGCCGCCTACGGCATCTTCGAACTCGACAGCGGCGCCATCGCCCAGATCAACTCCTCCTGGGCCGTCCGCGTCAACCGCGACGAGCTCGTCGAGTTCCAGGTCGACGGCACCGAGGGCTCCGCCGTCGCCGGTCTGCGCAACTGCCGCGTCCAGCACCGCAGCGCCACCCCCAAGCCCGTCTGGAACCCGGACATCCCGGCGACCGAGGTCTTCCGCGACCAGTGGCAGGAAGTCCCGGACAACGCGGAGTTCGACAACGGCTTCAAGGCCCAGTGGGAGCTCTTCCTCCGGCACGTCTACGCCGACGCCCCCTACCAGTGGGACCTCCTCGCCGGCGCCCGCGGCGTCCAGCTCGCCGAACTGGGCCTGAAGTCCTCGGCCGAGGGCCGCCGTCTCGACGTCCCGGAGATCTCGCTGTGA
- a CDS encoding LacI family DNA-binding transcriptional regulator, whose protein sequence is MTVTLADVAARAQVSPATVSRVLNGNYPVAATTRERVLRAVDELDYVLNGPASALAAATSDLVGILVNDIADPFFGIMAGAIQSEIGGPGGRAGGERLGVVCNTGGSPERELTYLTLLQRQRAAAVVLTGGAMEDAPHQAAMSAKLRKLADAGTRIVLCGRPPAPETGAVALTFDNRGGGRELTEHLIGLGHQKLGYIAGPEERTTTRHRLEGHRTALDAHGITEDPRWTVYGRYDRRSGYEATLELLRRDPSLTAVVAANDSVALGACAALRDSGLRIPDDVSVAGFDDLPFSIDVVPALTTVRLPLAEAGARAGRIAMGREEPPPGGIATVRGELMVRGSSGAPRG, encoded by the coding sequence ATGACGGTGACCCTGGCGGACGTGGCGGCCCGCGCCCAGGTCTCCCCCGCGACGGTGTCGCGCGTACTGAACGGGAACTACCCCGTGGCCGCGACCACCCGTGAGCGGGTGCTGCGGGCCGTGGACGAGCTGGACTACGTGCTGAACGGTCCGGCGAGCGCGCTCGCCGCCGCCACGTCGGATCTCGTCGGGATCCTGGTGAACGACATCGCCGACCCCTTCTTCGGGATCATGGCCGGCGCCATCCAGTCCGAGATCGGGGGGCCGGGCGGGCGCGCGGGCGGTGAGCGGCTCGGTGTGGTGTGCAACACGGGTGGCTCTCCGGAGCGGGAGCTGACGTATCTCACCCTGCTGCAGCGGCAGCGGGCGGCGGCGGTCGTACTGACCGGCGGGGCCATGGAGGACGCGCCGCACCAGGCCGCGATGTCCGCCAAGCTGCGCAAGCTGGCGGACGCGGGCACCCGGATCGTGCTGTGCGGGCGGCCTCCGGCGCCGGAGACCGGGGCGGTCGCGCTGACCTTCGACAACCGGGGCGGGGGCCGCGAGCTGACCGAGCACCTCATCGGGCTCGGGCACCAAAAGCTCGGGTACATCGCGGGGCCGGAGGAGCGCACGACGACCCGGCACCGGCTGGAGGGGCACCGGACGGCCCTCGATGCGCACGGGATCACCGAGGACCCGCGCTGGACCGTGTACGGCCGCTACGACCGGCGGTCCGGGTACGAGGCCACGCTGGAGCTGCTGCGCCGGGATCCGTCGCTGACGGCCGTCGTCGCCGCGAACGACTCCGTGGCGCTGGGGGCGTGCGCGGCCCTGCGGGACTCCGGGCTGCGGATCCCCGACGACGTGTCCGTCGCCGGGTTCGACGATCTGCCGTTCAGCATCGACGTGGTACCCGCGCTGACGACGGTGCGGTTGCCGTTGGCGGAGGCGGGGGCCCGGGCGGGACGGATCGCCATGGGGCGGGAGGAGCCGCCGCCCGGGGGGATCGCGACGGTTCGGGGAGAGCTGATGGTTCGGGGGTCTTCGGGGGCTCCTCGGGGGTGA
- a CDS encoding methyltransferase, with product MAIASAPECCLPPADLDRIEQASEFIRRNDTASALDALLPSLTAAEREEIGRHLRLAHTALLVFPRTMEGLREELSARGLHAGEPTPSVVVRGRLAQRYGRPAGELPVAIVRVAVTGEEAYGEADGRAEVELFALEVPEGSELALVAAAERAAGHEAHTAFEAVAPTPLVLHGLTTLLLDRAGALAEGGGHNPHENATVLYFRTATDHRIELYVPGRHPELLAAHLRRTAAPQSPGRAEPARDRLLHLMTGAWTTQAIAVAAELRLADHLDSHPGADCETLADLSGSHPDSLGRLLRYLAGLGLVRAAADGSYHLTELGEPLRTGSSASFHPLARLYGGPFYQSFGELLHAVRTGEEGFAHLYGEHHFVYFARHPELADLFDRAMAASAPMFAPVPDLVELSAHRTVVDVAGGNGELLRRLLQVAPHLNGVLLERSHAVESAEKAFAAAGLTDRCRFVTGDFTSGIPEGGDLYILSRVLHDWDDAQCLALLRRCARSMAPGTELLLIERLLPTDPRPCLATAWDIHMLCNVGGRERTGAHYRQLLQEAGFTPGTHHELPLQGALLRARRQGAATR from the coding sequence ATGGCCATTGCGTCGGCGCCCGAGTGCTGTCTCCCCCCGGCAGATCTCGACCGTATCGAGCAGGCGTCCGAGTTCATCCGGAGAAACGACACGGCAAGCGCCCTCGACGCGCTTCTGCCGTCGCTGACCGCGGCGGAGAGAGAGGAGATCGGCCGCCACCTGAGGCTGGCTCACACCGCCCTTCTCGTGTTCCCGCGCACGATGGAGGGGCTCCGTGAGGAACTGTCGGCGCGGGGGCTGCACGCGGGGGAGCCGACGCCGAGCGTGGTGGTGCGCGGGCGGCTCGCACAGCGGTACGGGAGACCGGCCGGGGAACTGCCGGTGGCGATCGTGCGGGTGGCGGTGACGGGGGAGGAGGCGTACGGCGAGGCCGACGGACGCGCCGAGGTGGAGCTCTTCGCCCTGGAGGTGCCCGAAGGATCGGAGCTCGCGCTCGTCGCGGCGGCCGAACGCGCCGCCGGTCACGAGGCGCACACCGCCTTCGAGGCCGTAGCCCCCACCCCGCTCGTCCTGCACGGCCTGACCACCCTGCTGCTGGACCGGGCCGGAGCCTTGGCCGAAGGCGGTGGCCACAACCCGCACGAGAACGCGACCGTCCTCTACTTCCGCACGGCCACGGACCACCGCATCGAGCTGTACGTCCCCGGTCGGCATCCCGAGCTCCTGGCGGCACACCTGCGTCGCACGGCGGCACCGCAGTCCCCGGGCCGGGCCGAACCGGCACGCGACCGCCTGCTGCACCTGATGACGGGAGCCTGGACCACCCAGGCGATCGCGGTGGCCGCCGAACTCCGGCTCGCGGACCACCTGGACAGCCACCCGGGCGCGGACTGCGAGACCCTGGCCGACCTGAGCGGCAGTCACCCCGACAGCCTGGGGCGACTGTTGCGGTATCTGGCCGGCCTCGGGTTGGTGAGGGCGGCCGCAGACGGCTCGTACCATCTCACCGAACTGGGAGAGCCGTTGCGTACCGGCTCCAGCGCCTCGTTCCACCCGCTGGCCCGTCTCTACGGCGGACCGTTCTACCAGTCGTTCGGTGAACTCCTGCACGCGGTCCGCACGGGGGAGGAGGGCTTCGCGCACCTCTACGGCGAGCATCACTTCGTGTACTTCGCCCGCCACCCCGAACTCGCGGACCTCTTCGACCGGGCGATGGCCGCGAGTGCCCCGATGTTCGCGCCCGTTCCGGACCTGGTGGAGCTCTCGGCCCACCGCACCGTGGTGGACGTGGCCGGAGGCAACGGCGAACTCCTGAGGCGCCTCCTCCAAGTCGCCCCGCACCTGAACGGCGTGCTCCTGGAACGCTCCCACGCGGTGGAGTCCGCCGAGAAGGCCTTCGCCGCCGCGGGCCTGACCGACCGCTGCCGCTTCGTGACCGGGGACTTCACCTCGGGGATCCCTGAGGGAGGCGACCTCTACATCCTCTCCCGGGTCCTGCACGACTGGGACGACGCGCAGTGCCTGGCACTCCTGCGCCGTTGCGCCCGGTCGATGGCCCCGGGCACGGAACTCCTGCTGATCGAACGTCTCCTGCCCACGGACCCCCGCCCCTGTCTCGCCACCGCCTGGGACATCCACATGCTGTGCAACGTCGGTGGCCGCGAACGCACCGGGGCCCACTACCGCCAACTCCTCCAGGAGGCCGGCTTCACCCCGGGCACCCATCACGAACTCCCGCTTCAAGGAGCCCTGTTGCGGGCACGCCGCCAGGGTGCCGCCACGCGGTAG
- a CDS encoding 4-hydroxybenzoate 3-monooxygenase encodes MTKRPFEDEVTVLIVGAGPAGLVLGNLLLAAGVDCLIVERSSRAHVERRARAGYLAAHTVRVLVDNGLGAGLLARGRQHDTCVFRGEQGEFTLRYGELGRGEVHTVYPQQELVADLVAEFLRRGGDLRFDTAVTEVGGVDGERPWLVTHEADGTERRLTGRYVAGCDGRQGVCRRRLPAGATRAHRRRHGVSWLALLVEAPPSLSSVTYAVHDRGFAGHMARTATVTRYYLQCPEGTDPDAWSDSAVWDELDLRMRAERFGPLRRGPVLERAVVDLESDVLDPMQYGRLYLAGDAAGLISPSAAKGANLAVMAAEALADAFAAAVHHGDEGPLARYSATCLPRIWRAQEFSHWMIGLLHAPAGDDEESRFLRALRTSRLDSLRTSRTQQHYFADNYVGV; translated from the coding sequence GTGACAAAGCGTCCGTTTGAGGACGAGGTAACGGTACTGATCGTCGGTGCCGGGCCCGCCGGGCTGGTGCTCGGCAACCTGCTGCTGGCGGCCGGTGTCGACTGCCTGATCGTGGAGCGGAGCAGCCGTGCCCACGTCGAACGGCGGGCGCGGGCAGGCTATCTGGCGGCCCACACCGTCCGTGTCCTCGTCGACAACGGCCTCGGTGCCGGGCTGCTGGCGCGCGGACGGCAGCACGACACCTGCGTCTTCCGCGGTGAGCAGGGAGAGTTCACCCTCCGGTACGGCGAACTGGGCCGGGGCGAAGTGCACACCGTCTATCCGCAGCAGGAACTGGTGGCGGACCTGGTGGCCGAATTCCTGCGACGCGGCGGTGATCTGCGCTTCGACACCGCGGTGACCGAGGTGGGCGGGGTGGACGGCGAGCGGCCGTGGCTGGTGACGCACGAAGCGGACGGCACCGAGCGACGGCTGACGGGCCGTTACGTCGCCGGGTGCGACGGCCGTCAGGGCGTGTGCCGCAGGCGGCTTCCGGCGGGGGCCACGCGAGCGCACCGGCGTCGGCACGGCGTGTCCTGGCTGGCGCTGCTCGTCGAGGCCCCGCCCTCACTGTCCTCGGTGACCTACGCGGTGCACGACCGCGGGTTCGCCGGCCACATGGCCCGCACCGCGACCGTCACCCGCTACTACCTCCAGTGCCCCGAGGGCACCGATCCGGATGCATGGAGCGACAGCGCTGTATGGGACGAACTCGACCTGCGGATGCGGGCGGAACGGTTCGGCCCGCTTCGCCGCGGACCCGTCCTGGAACGTGCGGTGGTCGATCTGGAGTCGGACGTCCTCGACCCGATGCAGTACGGGCGGCTGTACCTGGCGGGCGATGCGGCCGGCCTGATCAGCCCCTCGGCGGCGAAGGGCGCCAACCTCGCCGTCATGGCGGCGGAGGCCCTGGCAGACGCCTTCGCCGCCGCCGTCCACCACGGTGACGAGGGGCCGTTGGCCCGGTACTCGGCCACCTGCCTGCCGCGGATCTGGCGGGCCCAGGAGTTCTCCCACTGGATGATCGGCCTGCTGCACGCGCCCGCCGGGGACGACGAGGAGTCCCGCTTCCTGCGCGCCCTGCGCACCTCCCGCCTGGACAGCCTGCGGACGTCCAGGACTCAGCAGCACTACTTCGCGGACAACTACGTAGGCGTGTAG